The sequence ATCCCGGTGCTGCTGCCCGCGATCAAGACCAACCTCAACCGACTGCTCAAGAAACTCGGCCCGCTGAGCGACCGCGTGGTGGGTGTGGGCGTGGCGGCACCGTTCCAACTGGGGGGCTGGCACCGCATGCTGGGCCTCACGGCCGAACAATCGCAAGCCTGGAACCAGATCGACCTGGGCGCCGAGGTGCAGAAGCTCACCGAGCTGCCGGTGAATTTTGCCAAGGACACCTCGGCCGCCTGTGTGGCCGAACTGCTGCAGGGCCGCGGGCGCGACATCCGCAGTTTTCTCTACTTGTTCATGGACACCTTTGTGGGGGGTGGTCTGGTGCTCGACTCGCACCTGCACCGCGGCATCCACGGCAACGCGGGCGCGGTGGCATCACTCCCGCTGCGCGTGGCGCAGGGCGGAGAGCTGGCGCCGCAACTCATTGGCGAAGCCTCGCTGTGGGACCTGGAGCAGCGCTTTCGCCAGCACGGCCTGGACCCGATGGCGGCCTACGACGCGCGGGCCCTGCAATCGCCCTGGCTGCCGTACAGCCAGGAGTGGATGACACGCGCCGCGCCGGCGCTGGCGCAGTGCGTGGTCTCGGGCACGGCGTTTCTCGATGTCGAGGCGGTGGTGATGGACGGCGCGGTGGCGCCCGACCTGTTGCGCGCCCTGTGCGAGGCCACGCGCGCGGCGCTGGCGGCCTACAACTGGGAGGGCCTGCACCGCCCGCGCCTGGAGCTGGGCAGCATCGGCTCGGACGCGCGTGCACTGGGCGGTGCGTTGCTGCCGCTGCACACCTGCTTCGCGCCCGACCACGACGTGATCCTCAAGGTCTGAGAACCTCAGGCGGGCTGCAACCCGTTGGCGGTGAGGTGCAGCACGCGCTGCGCGCGCGCGGCGGCGGCTGTTGAATGTGTGACCAGCACCAGCGCCGCGCCGCTCTCGCGGGCCTGCTGCTCCAGCACGCCCATCACCTGCGCGGCGGTGCCCGGGTCGAGGTTGCCGGTGGGTTCGTCGGCCAGCAGCAGGCCGGGGCGGTGCACCAGCGCGCGGGCAATCGCCACGCGCTGCAACTGACCGCCCGAGAGCTCGGCCGGCAATCGCGCGCCCAGATCGCCCAGGCCCACGGCGTCCAGCATCTGCTGCACACGCGCGGTGTCGGGCCGGCCCAGGAGCAGCAGGGGCAGGCCCACGTTCTGCGCCACGTCCAGGTGCGGCAGCACGTGAAAGGCCTGGAACACAAAACCCAGATGCTCCCGGCGCCAGTGCGCGCGCTGCGTGTCGCTGAGTCCACCGAGGTCCACGCCGGCGTGGCTGATGCGGCCTTCGCTCCAGTCGTCCAACGCGGCCAGGCAGTTGAGCAGGCTCGATTTGCCCACGCCCGATTCGCCCACGATGGCGATGAACTCGCCCGGTGCCACGGTGAGGTTCACGCCGCTGAAGACGGTGGTGGTGCCGTAGCGTTTGCCGAGCTGTTCAACGATGAGGGACATGCAGATCACATGGGTGCGCCCAGCAGGGCTTGCACCGATTCGAGCACGCGCGCCCGTGCGTCGGGCGCGTCGCACGCAATGACCTTGCGCTGTGACATGGAGCGCAGCCAGGTGAGCTGGCGTTTGGCGAGCTGGCGCGTGGCCGCCACGCCGAGTTCGCGCAGCTCGGCGACCTGCGCCGGCTTGAGTGTGTTGCCATAGGCATCGAGCAGATCCCAGGCCTGGCGGTAGCCCACGCAGCGCATGGAGGGCAGGTCGGTGGAGAGGTCGCCGCGCGCGCGCAGGCGCTTCACTTCGATGATGAAGCCCTCGGCCAGCATGGCGTCGAAGCGCTGCGCGATGCGCGCGTGCAGCCAGGCGCGGTCATGGGGTTCCAGCGAGATCAGGTGCTCGGGTGCGAGCGGGCTGTCGGGG is a genomic window of Hydrogenophaga sp. RAC07 containing:
- a CDS encoding ROK family transcriptional regulator, whose product is MPDTEPGDQPRLRPRGSNQVGMRQFNERVVLQALRVHGSLAKADIARLTGLTAQTIGLITARLDEDQLLRREAPVRGRVGQPSVPLGLHPDGAFAIGIKIGRRSADWLLVDFTGQVRERLVLDYAFPDIPVLLPAIKTNLNRLLKKLGPLSDRVVGVGVAAPFQLGGWHRMLGLTAEQSQAWNQIDLGAEVQKLTELPVNFAKDTSAACVAELLQGRGRDIRSFLYLFMDTFVGGGLVLDSHLHRGIHGNAGAVASLPLRVAQGGELAPQLIGEASLWDLEQRFRQHGLDPMAAYDARALQSPWLPYSQEWMTRAAPALAQCVVSGTAFLDVEAVVMDGAVAPDLLRALCEATRAALAAYNWEGLHRPRLELGSIGSDARALGGALLPLHTCFAPDHDVILKV
- a CDS encoding ABC transporter ATP-binding protein, whose product is MSLIVEQLGKRYGTTTVFSGVNLTVAPGEFIAIVGESGVGKSSLLNCLAALDDWSEGRISHAGVDLGGLSDTQRAHWRREHLGFVFQAFHVLPHLDVAQNVGLPLLLLGRPDTARVQQMLDAVGLGDLGARLPAELSGGQLQRVAIARALVHRPGLLLADEPTGNLDPGTAAQVMGVLEQQARESGAALVLVTHSTAAAARAQRVLHLTANGLQPA